Genomic DNA from Pistricoccus aurantiacus:
ATGCTCAGTTGGGTGCCGTTACTGGTCGCGGGCATTGCGCTGATTCACGGATTTATTGGACTCAAAGGCATGAATGGGCTCTGGTTGGTTGCCTTCTACGCGCTACTGATCACTACCTGGCCCATGATTTTGATTGTGCTGCTGTTGGCCGTGATTGATACGTTCGTCAATATTCGCGAGCGCATGGTCGACAGCCACTGACAAGAGGTTAACGAGATGGAAGTCATTCTGCTCGACAAGATTGGCAAGCTGGGCGGTCTGGGTGACAAGGTCACCGTCAAGTCCGGTTATGGTCGTAACTATCTGGTGCCCTACGGCCTGGCCGTGCCGGCTACCCAGGAAAATATCGAAGCCTTCGAAGCTCAGCGCTCCGAACTCGAGGCCCAGGCGCAGGAACGCAAGGCGGAAGCCGAAGCGCGCGCCGAGCAGCTCGCCGAGATCGAGCTGTCGCTGGTGGCCAAGGCCGGCGATGAAGGCAAGCTGTTCGGCTCCATCGGTCCTCGCGATCTGGCGGAAGCCATCGCTCAGTCAGGGATCGATATCGCCAAGAGCGAAGTACGCATGCCGCAAGGTCCGATTCGCCAGACCGGCGAATACGACATCACTTTGCAGCTGCATCCGGAAGTGGCCTCCAGCGTTCGCGTGGTAGTCGTTTCCGAATAAGGTTGAGCTGGCGCAGGTTGGCGAGACCGCGCCGCGTGCAGTAACGAAGGCGCACAGAGTTTGCTCTGTGCGCCTTTTGCATCGCTGGCTGAAAATCCGCGCATAGGGTATGGCCCCGGGTTGAGGTAGAATGTTTCCCGCTTTTCGTCTCCTTCAAGGCTCTTGCTTCTCATGAACGAATCCTTCGAGCACGCCGACCGAGAAACCGCGGCCCTCAAGATTCCTCCCCATTCCCTGGAAGCGGAACAGTCGGTGCTGGGCGGCTTGATGCTCGACAATCAGGCTTGGGACACCGTGTCCGAACGCCTGGTTGCCGGGGATTTCTATCGCTACGAGCATCGGCTGACGTTCAATGCCATGCAGGCGCTGGCGGAAGGCGGCCACCCGCTAGACGTGGTCACGCTATCCGAGGCACTGGAAAATCGCGATCAGCTGGACAGCGTGGGCGGGCTCGCCTATCTGGCGGAACTCGCTCGCAATACGCCTTCCGCCAGCAACATTCGCGCCTATGCCGACATCGTTCGTGAACGCGCTACCCTGCGCAAGCTGATTCAGGCCGCCAATCAGATCGCCGAGGGCGCCTTCGCCCCTCAGGGCCGGCTGTCGGACGAACTGGTCAACGAGGCCGAGCGGCTGGTGTTCCAGATCAGCGAGGAGCGTCCCAAGACCGGCGGTCCCATCGGCATGAGTGATCTACTCGCCAGGGCGGTGGATCGCATCGATGAACTGTTCAACATGCAGGGCGAGATGACCGGTCTTTCCACCGGTTTTCGCGACCTGGACGACATGACCTCTGGCCTGCAACCCTCGGATCTGGTGATCATCGCCGGCAGGCCTTCGATGGGCAAAACCTCCTTCGCCATGAATATGGTGGAACACGCGGTCATTATCAGCGACAAGCCGGTGATGGTCTTTTCCATGGAGATGCCCGCAGAATCTCTGATGCTTCGCATGCTGTCGTCTCTGGGACGTATCGATCAGACTCGAGTGCGTACCGGTCAGCTCGAGGACGAGGATTGGCCGCGGTTGACCTCCGCGGTCAATCTGCTCAAGGACAAGCAGCTTTTCATCGACGATACCGCCGCGCTGTCTCCCAACGAGATGCGCTCCCGCATTCGCCGGGTGGTGCGGGAACATGGCAACATGGGGCTGGTCATGATCGACTATCTGCAGCTGATGCAGATACCCGGATTTTCCGAGAACCGTACCGGGGAGATCTCCGAGATATCCCGCTCTCTGAAAGGGCTGGCCAAGGAGTTCGGCTGCCCGGTGGTGGCGCTCTCCCAGCTCAACCGCTCTCTCGAGCAGCGTCCCAACAAGCGCCCGGTGATGTCGGACCTTCGTGAGTGTGTAGTAGGCGATACGCTGGTTACCTTGGCCGATGGTTCGCGACTGCCGATTCGCGAGCTGGTGGGACAAACGCCAGAGGTACTTTCACTTGATTCCGAAGGGCGAATCGAAACTTCCGCTACGGACATGATCTGGTCCGTCGGCGTCAAACCGGTCATTGATATCAAACTGGCCAGTGGCCGCTCGATCCGCTGTACCAGGGAACACCGACTACGTGGACTGTGGGACTGGGTGAAAGTAAAGGATTTACAACCCGGTGCTCGGTTGGCGGTGGCTCGTCAGTTGCCCGAGCCTACAAAAACTATTGACTGGCCGGAACACGAAATCGTTCTGTTGGCTCATCTGGTCGGTGATGGCAGTTACGTCACGCGCCAACCGCTACGCTACACAACGGCCTGTGAAGCAAATAGTTTGGCGGTGACCGAAGCGGCACAAGCTTTGGGTTCGACCGTGACTCGACACGAAGGGCGTGGCAATTGGCATCAGCTTGTCATCAGTGGCAATGGGAATCGCTGGCGCCCAGCGGGTGTCGGCAAATGGCTAAAGGATTTGGGCATCCACGGCCAACGGTCTCGCGAAAAGCAATTACCTGACGCGGTTTTCGGCCTTTCCAACGAACATTTGGCATTATTTCTGCGCCACCTGTGGGCAACGGATGGCAGTATCACCATTGCGGGGAATGGTCGGGCGCGCTTTTACTTTTCCACTTGCAGTGAATCATTGATTCGTGACGTGGCTGCACTGCTTCTGCGTTTCGGTATCGTTGCGCGTACCAAGCATGTGACCAGACCTGGCAGCCAAGGGTGGTTTAATGCCGATATTTCTGGAAATGCTCAGCAGCTGGCATTCTTGGAAAAAATTGGCGCTTTCGGTCACCAGAAAGAAACCGCCCTTGGGTTGTTGAACACGTTAAGTCGTTCAGCGATCAATACCAATGTCGATACGTTGCCTCAGGAGGTCTTCGATTATATCCGCCACGAAATGAAGGGGCGCGGTATCACGCATCGCAGTATGGCTAAACAGCGCGGTACGGCTTACGGGGGCAGTGCTCATTTCAGCTTCGCGCCAAGTCGTGAAACCCTCTTGAGCTATGCGGAAATCTTGAACGATGACAGTCTGAAGACTTTAGCGCGAAGCGAGGTGTTCTGGGATAGGGTGGTGTCGATCGAGCCTGCGGGCGAAGAGGAAGTCTTCGATCTCACCGTGCCGGGCAATGCCAGTTGGCTGGCGGATGGCATCGTCAGCCATAATTCCGGCGCGATCGAGCAGGACGCAGACTTGATCGCCTTCGTCTATCGCGATGAGGTCTACAATTCGGAGAATCCGGACAACAAGGGTTTGGCAGAACTGATCATCGGCAAGCAGCGTAATGGCCCAATCGGTACGGTGCACATGGCGTTCATCGGCAAATACACTCGCTTCGAGGATCTGGCGCCGGACAGCTACGGCCAGCACTTTGGCGAGTAAACGTTCGGTCGAGTAAAGAAAGCGATCGCCGAATCGAGGCGGTAAACCAGAACAAGAGACACACGAGGAAACGGCATGGCCAGTGGATTTCGACGTGGCAATCGCAAGCGGCTTCCGAAACTGGAAGCCCGGGGCGAGCTTCAGGAACTCGAGCGCGAAGGTCCTTTCAAGGAATGGCTGGGCATGCCGGATCTGTACCGCTATCGCCTGGTGGTTGATGGAGAGACCTACAGCTATCAGACGGAAGACTCAGAACTGCCGGTAGCGATCGGCGATCGGGTGGTATTTCGCTACAAGGAAACCAAGGCGGGCAAGTGGGTCGATCGCAACTCCCTGGGCAAGGCCATCGATCCTTCCAACTATCAGTAGGATCGTCTGTCTCGATCCTGGCAATAATCGCCGGAGAGTGCCGTGGAACTCAAGGAAATTGCTGGATTCATCAAGCGGCAGGATCCTTTCGAGATTCGCGTGATCGGCCATGCGGGAAGCCGCTGCTATCAGATTGAACTGGAGGATTCGGATGGCGCCTGTCATGAGGTGACGCACAGGGGCAAGCCGCTGCTTTTTCGGGCGCTGGACGAGGTCAAGGCGACGCTCAAGCGCCAGGGAATACGCCGTGCCTATCTGGTGCATCGCGTTCCGCAGGATGAGGTGGTGGGCCGGGAGGCAAACTACCGAAATCCGCTCAGCTCGAGAATTCCCTTGGTGTTCTAAGCCTGTCGGCGATAGCCGTCCAGGTGCTCTCCTTGGCCGTAGGCCGGTTCCGTTTCCAGCGAATCCAGAAAGCCTTCCGCCTGCTCGCGGATCGCCGCGCGCTTTTCATCGCTCATGCGCCTGAGCGAGCCGTAGATCAACTTCATGCGCGGGTTGCTTTCCAGCCGCTCTGCGTT
This window encodes:
- the rplI gene encoding 50S ribosomal protein L9 is translated as MEVILLDKIGKLGGLGDKVTVKSGYGRNYLVPYGLAVPATQENIEAFEAQRSELEAQAQERKAEAEARAEQLAEIELSLVAKAGDEGKLFGSIGPRDLAEAIAQSGIDIAKSEVRMPQGPIRQTGEYDITLQLHPEVASSVRVVVVSE
- a CDS encoding replicative DNA helicase; translated protein: MNESFEHADRETAALKIPPHSLEAEQSVLGGLMLDNQAWDTVSERLVAGDFYRYEHRLTFNAMQALAEGGHPLDVVTLSEALENRDQLDSVGGLAYLAELARNTPSASNIRAYADIVRERATLRKLIQAANQIAEGAFAPQGRLSDELVNEAERLVFQISEERPKTGGPIGMSDLLARAVDRIDELFNMQGEMTGLSTGFRDLDDMTSGLQPSDLVIIAGRPSMGKTSFAMNMVEHAVIISDKPVMVFSMEMPAESLMLRMLSSLGRIDQTRVRTGQLEDEDWPRLTSAVNLLKDKQLFIDDTAALSPNEMRSRIRRVVREHGNMGLVMIDYLQLMQIPGFSENRTGEISEISRSLKGLAKEFGCPVVALSQLNRSLEQRPNKRPVMSDLRECVVGDTLVTLADGSRLPIRELVGQTPEVLSLDSEGRIETSATDMIWSVGVKPVIDIKLASGRSIRCTREHRLRGLWDWVKVKDLQPGARLAVARQLPEPTKTIDWPEHEIVLLAHLVGDGSYVTRQPLRYTTACEANSLAVTEAAQALGSTVTRHEGRGNWHQLVISGNGNRWRPAGVGKWLKDLGIHGQRSREKQLPDAVFGLSNEHLALFLRHLWATDGSITIAGNGRARFYFSTCSESLIRDVAALLLRFGIVARTKHVTRPGSQGWFNADISGNAQQLAFLEKIGAFGHQKETALGLLNTLSRSAINTNVDTLPQEVFDYIRHEMKGRGITHRSMAKQRGTAYGGSAHFSFAPSRETLLSYAEILNDDSLKTLARSEVFWDRVVSIEPAGEEEVFDLTVPGNASWLADGIVSHNSGAIEQDADLIAFVYRDEVYNSENPDNKGLAELIIGKQRNGPIGTVHMAFIGKYTRFEDLAPDSYGQHFGE
- a CDS encoding DUF6482 family protein gives rise to the protein MELKEIAGFIKRQDPFEIRVIGHAGSRCYQIELEDSDGACHEVTHRGKPLLFRALDEVKATLKRQGIRRAYLVHRVPQDEVVGREANYRNPLSSRIPLVF